A genomic stretch from Acidobacteriota bacterium includes:
- a CDS encoding DNA-binding response regulator — protein MRCLLTDDHTLFRQGVRRLLETESDFEVVGEASDAGESVEKARELRPDIVLMDIGMPGLSSFEAARQIRKNRPETKILFLTMYEDEDYLVQCLEVGAAGYVLKDTPAPQLLTAVRDVYKGGKYLSSQVLGKLVEDFRSRVRDTRMRPRISTLTPREREILKLLAEGNSVKEIAVILGLSVKTVEAHKFNLMRKLDIHNKAQLVTYAIQKKIIKIPVNQ, from the coding sequence ATCAGATGCTTGCTAACTGACGATCACACACTCTTCCGTCAAGGCGTACGGCGGCTGCTGGAAACCGAATCGGACTTCGAAGTAGTCGGCGAAGCCTCAGATGCAGGCGAGTCAGTCGAGAAGGCCAGAGAGCTGCGTCCCGATATCGTACTAATGGACATCGGCATGCCCGGACTCTCGTCCTTTGAGGCCGCTCGTCAGATCCGCAAGAATCGGCCAGAAACCAAGATCCTCTTCCTCACCATGTATGAGGACGAAGATTACCTCGTGCAATGTCTCGAAGTAGGAGCCGCCGGATACGTGTTGAAGGACACGCCGGCCCCGCAACTGCTGACCGCGGTGCGCGATGTCTACAAAGGTGGCAAGTACCTGAGCTCGCAAGTGCTCGGCAAGCTGGTCGAAGATTTTCGTTCGCGCGTGCGAGATACGCGTATGCGGCCGCGAATTTCCACGCTGACTCCGCGGGAGCGCGAGATTCTCAAACTGCTTGCGGAAGGCAATTCCGTAAAGGAAATTGCAGTTATCCTCGGCCTAAGCGTGAAAACCGTCGAAGCGCACAAGTTCAACCTGATGCGCAAGCTCGACATCCACAACAAGGCGCAACTGGTTACCTATGCAATTCAAAAGAAGATCATCAAGATTCCAGTGAACCAGTAG
- a CDS encoding sorbosone dehydrogenase produces the protein MNELRLLTILASMTAAVSFAAHFSGAQTQKPTTFSDYRTQAPGVWHKITVADLPEPYATKAVDNGPPGRGPQGALASRPKDVWPKAPAGFKVELYATGLRNPRELRTAPNGDLFLAESEPGVIMVFRGITKDGKAERTETFATGLNKPFGIAFYPVGPDPQWIYIGNTDSVVRFPYKNGELKASGPSQKIADLPGGGRLRGGGHWTRDIAFSLDSKKMYVSVGSHSNVDDTDNNPTESERADVLEFNPDGSGRRVFASGIRNCVGIAVNPKTGEPWCSVNERDNIGDDLPPEYITHVKDGGFYGWPWYYIGGHQDPRHKGKHPELKDKVVVPDVLVQPHNASLEMAFYEGKQFPAQYQGDIFASEHGSWNRKLRTGYEVIRVPLHQTGHAGGEYEDFLTGFVTPEGDVWGRPVGIAVAPDGSLLVSDDGSESIWRVSYSGGR, from the coding sequence ATGAACGAGCTCAGACTTCTCACCATCCTCGCCTCCATGACTGCAGCTGTGTCTTTCGCCGCTCACTTCTCGGGCGCGCAAACGCAGAAGCCAACTACGTTCAGCGACTATCGCACGCAAGCTCCAGGCGTTTGGCACAAGATCACGGTCGCCGATCTTCCTGAACCCTACGCAACCAAAGCCGTAGACAACGGCCCTCCCGGAAGAGGACCACAAGGCGCGCTGGCCTCGCGCCCGAAGGACGTCTGGCCCAAAGCTCCTGCCGGATTCAAAGTGGAACTCTACGCAACGGGCTTGCGAAATCCTCGCGAGCTTCGCACCGCGCCCAACGGCGACCTGTTTCTGGCGGAAAGCGAACCCGGCGTTATCATGGTCTTCCGGGGCATCACCAAAGACGGCAAGGCCGAGCGCACTGAGACTTTTGCCACAGGTCTAAACAAGCCGTTTGGGATCGCGTTCTATCCCGTCGGACCCGATCCTCAGTGGATCTACATTGGGAACACCGACTCGGTCGTTCGCTTTCCCTATAAGAATGGAGAACTCAAAGCGAGTGGCCCCTCGCAGAAGATCGCCGATCTTCCCGGCGGGGGACGCCTTCGTGGCGGAGGTCACTGGACACGGGATATTGCTTTCTCCCTCGATAGCAAGAAGATGTACGTCTCCGTCGGCTCGCATTCCAACGTCGACGACACCGACAATAATCCCACGGAGTCCGAACGCGCCGACGTTCTCGAGTTCAATCCCGATGGCTCGGGACGCCGCGTCTTCGCCTCCGGCATTCGCAATTGCGTCGGAATTGCCGTCAATCCCAAAACGGGCGAGCCGTGGTGTTCCGTCAACGAACGTGACAACATCGGCGACGATCTTCCGCCGGAGTACATCACGCACGTCAAGGATGGAGGCTTCTACGGCTGGCCCTGGTATTACATCGGCGGCCATCAGGACCCGCGTCATAAAGGAAAGCACCCGGAGTTGAAGGACAAGGTCGTCGTTCCCGACGTCCTGGTGCAGCCGCATAATGCGTCGCTCGAGATGGCGTTCTATGAAGGCAAGCAGTTTCCCGCACAGTATCAGGGAGACATCTTCGCCTCCGAACACGGCTCCTGGAACCGCAAACTACGGACTGGCTACGAAGTAATCCGCGTGCCCCTGCATCAGACCGGCCACGCAGGGGGCGAATACGAGGACTTCCTCACCGGCTTTGTAACTCCAGAAGGCGACGTTTGGGGACGTCCAGTAGGAATCGCAGTAGCGCCCGATGGGTCACTGCTAGTAAGCGACGACGGATCAGAATCGATCTGGCGGGTGAGCTATTCCGGAGGTAGATAG
- a CDS encoding MerR family transcriptional regulator has protein sequence MISAVAEMYGIHPQTLRLYEREGLLKPSRTEGNTRLYTDQDLERLEFILSLARDLGVNISGIAIILNMRERMEEMQRQMQDFVKFVQSEVFARAAATHSDASKGALVPLRRTIHPAGNRDRKP, from the coding sequence ATGATCTCGGCCGTGGCCGAGATGTACGGCATTCATCCGCAGACGCTTCGTCTGTACGAGCGCGAAGGTTTGTTGAAGCCTTCGCGGACGGAAGGCAATACTCGTCTCTATACCGATCAAGATCTTGAGCGGCTCGAATTTATTCTCAGCCTCGCTCGCGATCTGGGTGTGAACATTTCTGGCATCGCGATCATCTTGAACATGCGTGAGCGTATGGAAGAGATGCAAAGGCAGATGCAGGACTTTGTAAAGTTCGTCCAAAGCGAAGTCTTTGCACGGGCTGCCGCGACCCATTCCGACGCGAGTAAAGGCGCCTTGGTTCCACTTCGCCGGACGATTCATCCTGCCGGCAATCGCGATCGAAAGCCCTAA
- a CDS encoding ArsR family transcriptional regulator, which translates to MHEGTNRSLRLDQLFRALADPTRLRIINLMDEQEVCVCYFTQVIAAPQPKISRHLAYLRRLGIVGARRQGKWMHYRLLMPQEPHAASILESTLQALRQDKAMQRDRARLQRACCGPNSLVQVIGAPMPARISGVIG; encoded by the coding sequence ATGCATGAGGGCACAAACCGGAGTCTGCGGCTGGATCAGTTATTCCGCGCTCTTGCGGATCCGACGCGATTGCGAATTATCAACCTGATGGATGAGCAGGAGGTTTGCGTTTGCTATTTCACTCAGGTGATCGCAGCGCCACAACCGAAGATCTCGCGGCATCTTGCCTATCTGCGCCGCCTCGGGATCGTGGGAGCCCGTCGGCAAGGGAAGTGGATGCATTATCGCCTGCTTATGCCTCAGGAGCCGCATGCTGCTTCGATCCTGGAGAGCACTTTGCAGGCCCTACGGCAGGACAAAGCCATGCAGCGCGACCGGGCTCGGTTGCAGCGAGCCTGCTGCGGACCGAATAGCCTCGTGCAAGTGATCGGCGCACCCATGCCGGCGCGGATCAGTGGTGTGATTGGTTGA
- a CDS encoding molecular chaperone DnaJ translates to MATQTKDYYAALGVKKTASADEIRKAFRKLARKYHPDVNPGDKKAEEKFKELSEANDVLSDPKKRKIYDQVGFYSDNIDPATAEAYARAGGAGGFPGGGAYTRGSGAGGQGVPFDFGGFDFSDFASGGSSQKSSGGFRDIFSGIFSGGGGRVEPQGPEPGTDLEYQVNVGFWQAIRGNVLRLSITRQDVCPVCKGTATVGSGQTCPECKGSGHITQTSGRMKFNMPCPRCHGIGQIQNECPNCHGQGLINVTEPLEVRIKPGTRGGQRIRIAGKGNAGRGGGPPGDLFIIIRIEEHPVFRREGDDIHVTVPISITEASLGGKIEVPTIDGRTQLKIPPGTQSGQKLRMREKGVPSATKDGARGDEIVEVKIVVPQLRDERSKEVMRELAKLNPEDPRAELWAKAS, encoded by the coding sequence ATGGCTACTCAGACCAAAGACTATTACGCGGCGCTCGGTGTTAAGAAGACGGCCTCGGCGGACGAGATTCGCAAGGCTTTCCGCAAACTTGCGCGTAAATATCATCCTGACGTTAATCCTGGCGACAAGAAGGCTGAGGAGAAGTTCAAGGAGCTCTCTGAAGCCAACGACGTTCTCAGCGATCCGAAGAAGCGCAAGATCTACGATCAGGTGGGCTTCTATTCCGACAACATCGATCCCGCCACGGCGGAAGCATACGCTCGGGCAGGTGGCGCCGGCGGTTTCCCGGGCGGAGGGGCATATACACGCGGCTCCGGCGCCGGCGGGCAAGGTGTCCCGTTCGATTTTGGCGGCTTTGATTTTTCCGATTTTGCGAGCGGCGGTTCGAGCCAGAAATCGAGCGGCGGATTCCGCGATATTTTCTCCGGCATTTTCTCGGGCGGAGGCGGACGCGTGGAACCGCAGGGTCCCGAACCGGGAACCGACCTTGAGTATCAGGTAAATGTAGGATTCTGGCAGGCGATTCGCGGCAACGTACTGCGTTTGAGCATTACCCGCCAGGACGTGTGTCCGGTTTGCAAGGGAACGGCTACGGTTGGTTCAGGACAGACATGTCCGGAATGTAAAGGGAGCGGGCACATTACTCAGACCAGCGGTCGCATGAAGTTCAACATGCCCTGCCCGCGATGTCACGGAATCGGGCAGATTCAGAATGAGTGTCCGAATTGCCACGGTCAGGGGTTGATAAACGTTACCGAACCCCTTGAAGTCCGTATCAAACCGGGAACCCGCGGTGGTCAACGCATCCGCATCGCTGGAAAAGGCAATGCCGGCCGTGGGGGCGGCCCACCTGGCGATCTGTTCATTATCATCCGCATAGAAGAGCATCCGGTGTTTCGCCGCGAAGGAGACGATATCCACGTGACCGTCCCCATCTCGATCACCGAGGCATCGCTTGGAGGGAAGATCGAGGTGCCGACCATCGATGGGCGCACTCAGCTCAAGATTCCGCCGGGTACACAGAGCGGGCAGAAGCTGCGCATGCGCGAGAAGGGCGTGCCATCGGCTACCAAAGACGGAGCCCGCGGGGACGAGATCGTCGAGGTAAAGATTGTGGTTCCGCAATTGCGTGACGAGCGCTCGAAGGAAGTCATGCGAGAGTTGGCGAAACTGAATCCGGAAGATCCCCGCGCGGAGTTATGGGCGAAAGCCAGCTAG
- a CDS encoding molecular chaperone DnaK: MAKIIGIDLGTTNSVVAVMEGGEPKVIANEEGGRTTPSVVAFTKSGERLVGQVAKRQAITNPENTIYSIKRFMGRRFDEVSDEMKMVPYKVVRQGDHVAVVAQGKEHTPPQISAMILQKLKKAAEDYLGGTLTEAVITVPAYFNDAQRQATKDAGKIAGLDVKRIVNEPTAAALAYGLDKKKDETIAVYDFGGGTFDISILEVGEGVIEVKSTNGDTHLGGDNIDQRIVDWLVEEFKREEGLDLRAKGNEMALQRLRDAAEKAKIELSTAMESEINLPFITADASGPKHLVKKLTRSKLEQLIEDIIQRSVGPCKQAMKDAGVDPSKIDEVVLVGGQTRMPRIQALVKDLFGKEPHKGVNPDEVVAIGAAVQAGVLGGEVKDLLLLDVTPLTLSIETLGGVSTTMIPRNTTIPTKKTETFSTAADSQTSVEVHVLQGERPMAGQNRTLGKFHLTGIPPAPRGVPQIEVTFDIDANGILNVTAKDVATSKDQKITITSSSGLSKEEVERMAKDAESHASEDKAKREEVEARNQLDSMVYQIDKMLKEHGDKISGSERGDVESALADAKKALEGTDAAAMNSARERLTQASHKLAEAMYKSAPPTGAAQAGGAAPGGDGAQSGQEQKKDEGVIDAEYVDVEPKKAG, from the coding sequence ATGGCAAAGATTATCGGTATTGACTTGGGTACGACCAACTCGGTTGTAGCCGTTATGGAAGGCGGGGAACCCAAGGTCATAGCAAATGAAGAAGGCGGCCGGACTACACCTTCGGTGGTCGCGTTCACCAAATCGGGTGAGCGATTGGTTGGCCAAGTCGCCAAACGCCAAGCCATTACTAATCCGGAAAACACAATTTATTCGATCAAGCGGTTCATGGGCCGTCGTTTCGACGAAGTCAGCGACGAGATGAAGATGGTGCCCTACAAGGTCGTCCGTCAGGGGGACCATGTGGCGGTGGTCGCGCAGGGAAAGGAACACACGCCTCCGCAGATCTCGGCCATGATTCTGCAGAAGTTGAAGAAAGCTGCGGAAGACTATCTCGGTGGGACTCTCACGGAAGCCGTGATTACCGTTCCCGCGTACTTCAACGACGCGCAACGTCAGGCGACCAAAGATGCCGGCAAGATCGCCGGTCTCGATGTAAAGCGCATTGTGAACGAGCCTACGGCGGCGGCACTCGCTTACGGTCTCGATAAGAAAAAGGACGAGACCATCGCCGTGTACGACTTCGGCGGCGGCACCTTCGACATCTCGATCCTCGAAGTGGGTGAAGGCGTGATCGAGGTGAAGTCCACGAATGGTGACACGCACCTCGGCGGCGACAACATCGACCAGCGCATCGTGGATTGGCTAGTGGAGGAATTCAAGCGAGAGGAAGGGCTCGACCTGCGGGCTAAGGGCAACGAGATGGCTTTGCAGCGTCTGCGCGATGCCGCGGAAAAAGCCAAGATCGAACTGTCCACTGCAATGGAGAGCGAGATCAACCTGCCGTTCATCACAGCGGATGCCTCCGGTCCGAAGCATCTGGTCAAGAAGCTTACTCGTTCCAAACTGGAACAGCTGATCGAAGACATCATCCAACGCTCGGTAGGACCATGCAAGCAGGCAATGAAGGACGCGGGCGTTGATCCCAGCAAGATTGACGAAGTCGTGCTAGTTGGCGGACAGACGCGTATGCCGCGCATTCAGGCGCTGGTGAAGGATCTCTTCGGCAAGGAGCCTCACAAGGGCGTGAATCCTGACGAAGTGGTTGCGATCGGAGCTGCAGTACAGGCCGGCGTGCTCGGTGGCGAAGTGAAAGACCTGTTGTTGCTCGACGTGACTCCGCTGACGCTATCGATCGAGACTCTCGGTGGGGTGTCCACGACGATGATTCCGCGCAACACAACGATCCCGACCAAGAAGACGGAGACGTTTTCAACGGCCGCGGACAGCCAGACTTCGGTCGAAGTTCACGTGTTGCAGGGCGAGCGTCCCATGGCGGGGCAGAATCGTACGCTCGGCAAATTTCATCTAACCGGAATTCCGCCGGCTCCGCGAGGCGTGCCGCAAATCGAAGTCACTTTTGACATCGATGCGAACGGCATCCTCAACGTCACGGCGAAGGACGTTGCGACGAGCAAGGATCAGAAGATTACGATTACGTCTTCTTCAGGTCTGAGCAAGGAGGAAGTCGAGCGCATGGCGAAGGACGCCGAATCGCACGCTTCCGAAGACAAAGCCAAGCGCGAAGAAGTGGAAGCGCGTAATCAGCTCGACTCGATGGTTTATCAGATCGACAAGATGCTGAAAGAGCATGGAGACAAGATCTCCGGCAGCGAGCGTGGCGATGTGGAATCGGCGTTGGCCGATGCCAAAAAGGCACTCGAAGGCACCGACGCAGCGGCGATGAACTCCGCACGCGAGCGGCTCACGCAGGCTTCGCACAAGTTGGCTGAGGCGATGTACAAATCGGCTCCGCCGACTGGCGCTGCGCAAGCTGGCGGCGCAGCTCCCGGCGGCGATGGTGCTCAGTCTGGCCAGGAGCAGAAGAAGGATGAAGGCGTGATCGACGCTGAGTATGTCGATGTCGAGCCGAAGAAGGCTGGGTGA
- a CDS encoding TonB-dependent receptor produces the protein MHRKITSVLAVMLFGCTLLFAQVQSGNITGTVRDTSGAVVPNATVAVVNLGTQAHRIVQSNSAGTYTVTGLQPGQYEITITSGNFAPFKRNLTVAVGGNETVDASLGVSASTTVEVVATNPAIEVNTQSQELSQVISSQQLSQLPSLTRNPYDFVMLSGNVSAGDRTGVGSVQAGQNAGQSMTDRGVGYSINGQRSSGTEILLDGVENGDLFATGAAQIVPQDAVQEYRILTSNFDAQYGRASGGVVNLTTKAGSNSLHGSAWEFNRVSALTARTYDNAANNLASMNSGNGPIPKGSYTRNQFGYVVTGPVIKNKLFFSQITEWVRVRSAASLNALVPTPQLISFTAPNVQQYFQGAGKNVRPFGSTLSAAQVVAATNDTGAFAQRVPGNTPAFGSVNYIAPADAGGGNPQNTKDIIGRLDFNPTEATQMFFRYALYDENDFPGVIFNSPYTDFNVGQASFANSALYSINHTFSSSVLSSSKISYARERLNQSFDKAFANIPTLYLDGAPTIANQPVNLPGFFSLTPGAGGLPFGGPQNVIQANEDLSWVKGNHTMRFGGQYSYQQVNRAFGAFAQATEVLGANASQGLDNLINGNLVQYTKAVFPQGKFPCVRNPNTNALVVTPACSLNPPLTQPNFARSFRYRDWAGYAQDSYKWSPRLTLNYGLRYEYYGVQHNNHPELDSNFYRGSGSNFFEKVANGAVFTVPNSPIHALWNPSYGTLAPRVGFAWDVFGTGTTSLRGGYGISYERNFGNVTFNVIQNPPNNSTINLQAGGGIPLFVSLDPLGPVSGGGGATIPLPPASLRNVDQDIRTAQTQFYSMALERRVGASSLVAMEYSGARGIHLYDIKNINTLGSGQAYLGQPFNGTFLTRVNPQYTGINNRGSNGDSYYHGLNFRFQTQDIWKSGLSMVANYTFAHSIDDLSSTFADNLQGASGGIGNLGYLDPRNPGLDRGNSDYDIRHRVVVSPIYETPWFKQSGGWSHLLLGGYTFTSIFTARTGTPFGVFDSTNSANAGGGYGWPRYVPGASITGYSTGTPISVGVDSFNMLNLPAANTTVFNPTIGFSDFGPYPVTMTHRNAFRGPGAWSFDLSAAKNFRIGERMNLEFRAEGFNILNHHNFFVNGANLDVPNFATGAPIQVLAKKGGLGTLATGGNHDERRFGQFALRLHF, from the coding sequence ATGCACCGCAAAATTACGAGTGTTCTTGCAGTGATGCTCTTTGGCTGCACGTTGCTGTTTGCGCAGGTTCAAAGTGGGAATATCACCGGGACGGTGCGAGATACTTCTGGAGCCGTGGTTCCTAATGCGACGGTCGCTGTGGTGAATCTCGGAACTCAAGCGCACAGAATCGTTCAAAGTAACTCGGCGGGGACTTACACAGTTACAGGCTTGCAGCCCGGACAGTACGAAATCACGATCACCAGCGGAAACTTCGCTCCTTTTAAAAGAAACCTGACCGTTGCCGTTGGAGGCAACGAGACGGTCGATGCCTCGCTGGGAGTTTCTGCCTCCACCACGGTTGAGGTTGTGGCGACCAACCCAGCAATCGAGGTCAATACGCAGTCGCAAGAGCTTTCGCAGGTGATCAGCTCTCAGCAACTGTCACAGCTACCCAGCCTTACGCGCAACCCATACGACTTCGTAATGTTGTCGGGAAACGTGAGCGCCGGCGATCGCACCGGAGTGGGATCGGTTCAGGCTGGTCAAAACGCCGGGCAGAGTATGACTGATCGCGGTGTTGGCTACTCAATCAATGGACAGCGCTCTTCGGGCACGGAGATATTGCTTGATGGAGTCGAGAATGGCGATCTTTTTGCCACTGGCGCGGCTCAGATCGTTCCGCAAGATGCCGTTCAAGAATACCGCATATTGACCAGCAACTTCGACGCGCAATACGGGCGCGCCTCAGGCGGCGTCGTGAATTTAACCACGAAGGCGGGCAGCAATTCTTTACACGGCTCGGCATGGGAGTTCAATCGCGTGTCCGCGCTCACAGCCCGCACGTATGACAATGCTGCCAATAATCTTGCTTCCATGAACAGCGGCAACGGTCCTATTCCCAAGGGGAGCTACACGCGCAATCAGTTTGGGTATGTTGTCACCGGCCCGGTCATCAAGAACAAGCTGTTCTTCTCTCAGATCACGGAATGGGTTCGCGTTCGCAGCGCTGCGAGTCTGAACGCACTTGTTCCAACACCGCAGCTGATTTCCTTTACCGCTCCTAATGTTCAACAGTATTTCCAGGGTGCAGGGAAGAATGTTCGTCCCTTCGGAAGCACGTTGAGCGCAGCGCAGGTAGTCGCGGCTACGAATGATACGGGCGCATTTGCACAGCGAGTGCCAGGCAACACGCCCGCTTTCGGCTCGGTGAATTACATCGCGCCGGCCGATGCCGGCGGCGGCAATCCACAAAATACCAAAGACATCATCGGCAGGCTCGATTTCAATCCGACCGAAGCCACGCAGATGTTCTTCCGCTACGCACTGTATGACGAGAACGATTTCCCTGGAGTTATTTTTAACAGCCCGTACACTGACTTCAACGTTGGCCAGGCTTCCTTCGCCAACTCCGCGCTTTACTCCATCAATCACACTTTTTCTTCATCAGTGCTCTCGAGCAGCAAGATCAGCTATGCCCGAGAACGGCTGAATCAGAGCTTCGATAAGGCCTTTGCCAACATCCCCACGCTCTACCTCGATGGAGCGCCGACGATCGCGAATCAGCCGGTGAATCTGCCTGGGTTCTTCAGTCTCACGCCTGGAGCGGGAGGACTCCCGTTCGGAGGACCGCAGAACGTGATTCAAGCGAATGAGGATCTCTCATGGGTGAAGGGAAATCACACCATGCGCTTCGGCGGGCAATATAGCTATCAGCAGGTGAACCGCGCATTCGGGGCCTTTGCCCAGGCCACTGAAGTACTCGGCGCTAACGCTTCACAAGGGCTCGACAATCTCATCAACGGCAACCTTGTGCAATATACGAAGGCGGTATTCCCTCAGGGCAAATTTCCCTGCGTACGGAATCCGAACACGAACGCGCTGGTGGTGACTCCCGCTTGCAGTCTGAATCCTCCTCTAACGCAACCCAACTTTGCTCGCAGTTTCCGTTATCGGGACTGGGCTGGGTACGCGCAAGATAGCTACAAGTGGAGTCCGCGACTCACACTCAACTATGGATTGCGCTATGAGTACTACGGAGTGCAACACAACAATCATCCGGAACTTGATTCCAACTTCTATCGAGGAAGCGGATCGAACTTCTTTGAGAAGGTAGCGAACGGCGCTGTGTTTACGGTTCCGAACAGTCCGATTCATGCCCTGTGGAATCCAAGTTACGGAACGCTTGCTCCTCGAGTCGGATTTGCCTGGGATGTGTTTGGAACAGGCACGACAAGTCTGCGCGGTGGGTATGGCATCAGCTATGAGCGGAATTTCGGCAACGTCACTTTCAATGTGATCCAGAATCCGCCGAATAACTCAACCATCAACCTCCAGGCCGGAGGAGGCATTCCGTTGTTCGTGAGTCTCGACCCTCTTGGTCCGGTTTCGGGCGGAGGGGGAGCTACGATTCCGCTGCCTCCAGCCAGCTTGAGGAATGTGGATCAGGACATTCGAACTGCTCAGACTCAGTTCTATAGCATGGCGCTGGAGCGCAGAGTGGGAGCGAGTTCGTTGGTCGCTATGGAGTACAGCGGCGCGCGCGGAATCCACCTATACGACATCAAGAACATCAATACGCTTGGCTCGGGACAGGCGTACCTTGGACAACCGTTCAACGGAACATTCCTCACTCGCGTGAACCCGCAATATACCGGCATCAACAACCGCGGAAGCAATGGCGACTCTTACTATCATGGGCTCAATTTCCGATTCCAGACGCAGGACATCTGGAAGTCCGGCTTGAGTATGGTCGCCAACTATACCTTTGCGCATTCGATCGACGATCTAAGCTCGACCTTCGCCGATAACCTCCAGGGAGCTTCGGGCGGAATTGGGAATTTGGGATATCTGGATCCACGCAACCCTGGGCTGGATCGCGGAAATTCGGATTACGACATCCGCCATCGCGTGGTGGTTTCGCCGATTTATGAAACGCCATGGTTCAAGCAATCGGGTGGCTGGTCTCATCTGTTGCTTGGTGGCTATACCTTTACGAGCATCTTCACCGCGCGTACCGGAACTCCGTTTGGCGTCTTCGACAGCACAAATTCTGCGAACGCGGGAGGTGGATACGGGTGGCCGCGATACGTTCCCGGCGCATCGATCACTGGTTATTCGACGGGAACTCCAATCAGCGTTGGCGTGGACAGCTTCAACATGCTCAATTTGCCGGCAGCGAATACTACGGTATTCAATCCGACAATCGGGTTCTCGGACTTTGGTCCATATCCCGTAACTATGACTCATCGCAATGCGTTTCGTGGTCCTGGCGCGTGGTCATTCGATCTCTCGGCAGCCAAGAACTTCCGCATCGGCGAACGTATGAATCTGGAATTCCGAGCCGAGGGATTCAACATTCTCAACCATCACAACTTCTTCGTGAACGGCGCGAATCTCGATGTACCCAACTTCGCTACCGGCGCACCCATCCAAGTGCTGGCGAAGAAAGGTGGACTCGGAACGCTAGCGACCGGCGGCAATCACGATGAGCGCCGCTTTGGACAATTCGCTCTCCGATTGCACTTCTGA
- a CDS encoding arsenite S-adenosylmethyltransferase: protein MTNAIKDEVKMKYGEVARRVTSGESATCCAPSCCGTEIDPITRDLYDGPQKSVLPDAALKASLGCGNPTALAELKPGETILDLGSGGGIDVLLSARRVGPTGKAYGLDMTDDMLALARENQKETGLTNVEFLKGEIENIPLPDCSVDVIISNCVINLSADKDKVLREVFRVLKPGGRFAVSDVVVRGEVPDQVRRSMLLWVGCIAGALRDDDYIAKLKQAGFDSIEIEPTRIYNIGDARAFLNAEGVNVDAIASQVEGKFISAFVRAQKPDCGCGPNCCNSPL, encoded by the coding sequence ATGACCAATGCAATCAAAGACGAAGTGAAAATGAAGTACGGCGAAGTGGCGCGTCGTGTCACGTCGGGAGAATCGGCGACCTGCTGCGCTCCCTCCTGCTGCGGCACGGAAATTGATCCAATTACCCGCGATCTCTACGACGGCCCGCAAAAATCCGTTCTGCCTGACGCGGCCCTAAAGGCGTCGCTCGGCTGTGGCAATCCCACCGCGCTCGCTGAACTGAAGCCGGGCGAGACCATTTTGGATCTCGGTTCCGGCGGCGGCATCGATGTGCTGCTTTCCGCCAGGCGAGTGGGCCCAACTGGGAAAGCTTACGGACTTGACATGACTGACGACATGCTCGCCCTGGCTCGCGAAAATCAGAAAGAGACTGGCCTAACCAACGTGGAGTTCCTGAAAGGGGAAATCGAGAATATTCCATTGCCTGACTGTTCGGTGGACGTCATCATCTCGAACTGCGTAATCAATCTCTCCGCTGATAAGGACAAGGTGCTGCGGGAAGTGTTTCGGGTTCTCAAGCCTGGCGGCAGATTCGCTGTTTCGGATGTAGTCGTGCGCGGCGAAGTTCCCGACCAGGTGAGAAGGAGCATGTTGCTGTGGGTAGGCTGCATCGCCGGCGCGCTGCGCGACGACGATTACATTGCAAAGCTCAAGCAGGCAGGATTCGATTCCATCGAGATCGAACCAACCCGCATTTACAACATCGGAGATGCCCGGGCTTTTCTCAATGCAGAGGGAGTAAACGTGGACGCCATTGCCTCTCAAGTTGAAGGCAAGTTCATCAGCGCCTTCGTTCGCGCACAGAAGCCTGATTGCGGCTGTGGGCCGAACTGCTGCAATAGCCCATTATGA